The genomic stretch TACTGGACAGATCGCTATAAAAACAGCAACACGCCCTGGGATATGGGAAGCCCTTCACCGCCTCTTACCGCCTTTTTACAAAAGCTAGTTCATAAAGATCAGGAAATACTAATACCTGGAGCTGGCAATGCATACGAAATAGAGTGGCTCCACAAAAATGGCTTTACCAATGCTTATGTAATGGACATCAGCCAAATTCCTTTGGATAACCTAAAAAGTAGAGTTCCTGACTTTCCGGATTCTCATTTATTGTTTGGCGATTTTTTTGGGTTGGATAAGAAGTTTGATCTAATAATTGAGCAAACATTTTTCTGTGCTTTACAGCCTAATCAGAGGAAGGATTATGTGAAGAAAATGGCTGAAATAATAAAACCTGGTGGTAAATTGGCTGGGGTTCTCTTTGATTTTGCGCTTACAGAACAAGGTCCACCTTTTGGAGGAAGCCAAGAAGAATACGAAAAACTATTTAGCCCCTACTTTACTATTGCAAAAATGGAAAGGTGCTACAATAGCATAAAACCAAGAATGGGAAGTGAATTGTTTTTTGAGCTCATCAAGCCATAGTTTTATATTTGACACCAAATTACAGCAGAATGACAACTACATCCACAGAAGTGCTTAACCACCAGCAAATTGAAGATCGCATAAAACGCATGGCTTGGCAGATTTATGAAACACATCAGGACGATGCGGAGATTATTTTGGCTGGAATAGTAAATAAAGGGTATCGATTGGCAGAACTTATTGCTGAGCAGTTGAAGAATATCTGTCCATTAAAAATTTCTCTTTATCGACTAAAGGTGGACAAAAAGAACCCGTTGAACGGTATTACTGAACTTTCCCCTGCCAGAGAATCATTTGAAGATACTTCGGTAATTGTGGTGGATGATGTGCTCAATACGGGCTCTACTTTGATTTACGGTGTAAAACACTTTTTAGACCATAAAGTAAAGCAGCTAAAAACCGTTGTGCTTGTGGATCGAAATCATAAAAGCTTCCCCGTAAAAGCTGATTTTAAAGGACTTTCACTTTCCACCAATCTTATGGAGCATGTGGAGGTAAATCTTAAAGAAGCTCCGTTTACAGTAGTAGTGAGTTAATTTTCTTTTTTAGATTAGCAAAAACTAAACAATTGAATCTCTATGCCCTCTACTTTAAAATCTCAAACTCCTTTGTCAGCAGTACTCTATTGGTGCCTTGTAGTTACGGCTATTACCATCGGAAGTTTCTTTATTAGCTGGGAAGTAGCATTTGGTACTGCGGGTTTTTTAGCGCCTACAGTAAATGCTTCTCGCAATTATCGCACTAAGTACGTTTTTGAAGAAGATCACTTATTGATTCACGCTCCATTTGAAAAAGTTCAAATTGCTTTCTCAAACATTAGAAGTGCTCACCTTGTAAAAGCGAACCTTGCACAAAAGCTGATTGGCATTCCAAGTGAAATAGTAAGTTTAAAATACAATAAGTTTGACGAAAGGTTCCTGTTAAATGGTTCCAAAGAAATGCTTGAAAAAATACAATCTAACTTATCTGAAGCAGCCTAAAAAGCTACACTCGATATTTCACCAAGTTGATATGAAATGTGGTGCCCACTCCCAATTCACTATCTACTTCTACCTCACCGCCCATTGCTTCTATTTGCTGTTTGGTCATAAACAAACCGAGTCCCTTTCCTGATTTATTGCGCGCAAAAGTGGTGTGAAGCTTAAAAAGCTTTTCGCCATGACGCTTCATGTTTATTCCCATTCCATTATCAGAAACTTTGAGAATTTTTTCCCCTTCTTCATTAAGAATAGCGGAAATCTTAATTTCTGGCGCTCGGTCTTCAGAGCGATATTTTATTGCATTGCTTACCAAGTTCATCATAATGCTCTCAAGGTAGATTGGTGCGTAGTCTATACTTTCCCACTCTACTTTGTCTAGTGATACCGTGGCTCCAGCATTAGAAATTTCTAAGGCCAGTATTCTCTTTACCTTAGTTATCAGAGTTTCAATTGATATAGGTTCCTGAGGGATTTCCTTATCATTTAGAACCTTCACAGTGTCTACGAGGTCATTCAACAAGTCCTGAAGTGAATCAGAACTTTGCTTCAAAAACTTAATGTATTGGGCCCTTTCCTCTTCGTCCTCACTTTCATCATAATAATTGAGCAATACTCCCAGATTGGCTATTGGTGAACGAAGGTTGTGAGATACAATTTGATTAAACTGCTCCATCTGTTGCTTTTGACGCGTAAGAAATTGAGCTAGCTCTTTCAGTTTAATTTTATCCTCTACAGCATTGGTAACATCCTGCAAAACGCCATACACTTTCCAAACCTTTCCATTTCTTAACTGTGCTTTACCAATACTTCTTACCCACTTAAGGTTACCCTTAGCCGTTTTAAAGCGCACCTCTAGATCATACGGAGTGCCACTGTTCATCAGCTCCTCAAAATGCTTTTCCACTTTAGTACGATCGTCTCCAACAAAAAAGTCCAAAGCTTTAACCAAGCCAGGCTCTACACTATAATCTACCTCATGAATATCATAAACTGTTTTTGACCAGTTTATCTTAAATGGATCAACATTCACTTCCCATGCACCCAGCACTGCCATTTGAGATGATTGGTCAAAAAGCATATTAGAGACTTCTGCAGTAGTTGCTAAGTCTATCACAGAACTTACATCTCTCGAAGAGGTGATCAAACCTATGACCTCTCCATTTTTGTTAATTGGTTGCGTTTGTGTTTGCAACCAAAGATATTCTTGGTTTTTTGCGATGAAACGAAATTCTACCAAAGTACTGTCCTTGCCACCTATAGCAGGTAGATGCCCTTCTTTTTTAATAAGCTCTTTATCATCTGGGTGAAAAAAATCATAGGGGTTCTTTCCTATCAATTCCTCTTTTGTATACCCCGTTATCTTTAGAAAAGTATCATTAACAAATAGATACTTTCCATCAGTATCGTGAGACGCAATCATCTCATTGTTATTGTTTAAAATATAAGCTGGATCTGTAAGAACCTTGTTAAAACTCATCTCTTGATATTTTGTATTCTGGGCCATTTTCTCTTTCAACTTTCCTAAAGTATTCAAACATGCTAACTACAGCAAGTATAAGTAGCATTCCATAGAAAAAATCCTCGATTGGAATAGTAAAAATTCGCTTTCCAATATTTTCAGCATCATTATACCACACCACTTCTTCGTCTAATCCAGTACCAGTAAGAATTCCATTTATAGCTAAAAAAGGTAATGCTATTACGGTATAAGCTAAATAAAAGCGCCCTAGCCATGGTGTCCTATTCTTTTTAGAATGCCAATATATCAATACTGCCAAAAGGCCAAATGTGAGTACCGTATACCACTTATCATAAAAAATAACAGCCAATGAAGCACTGAAACCCATCAAGAAATTACTAATTGAAGTACTCCAACTTCCCAGTATATCTTGACTTATGTAACTATTCAAAACCTCATAAACGAATACACAGCAAAAAGGTATTACTATAAAAAAGAGATACTCACCTAAAGGAAGTCCAAATAAGGATATACCTGAAATGTACTTTGGGTTAAAACCCCAAAAACCGAATGAGGTGAATATTGCATCCCATATTAAAAAGACAATGGCTACAGGAATTATGCTTTTGAATAAAAACCCAAAACTTTTGTAAAAAGCAACCTTTTTATCAAAGCTTAAAAAAAATGGCCCGGCAAATGAGGCAGCCATCAAATAGAGATATAGGTATGATGTTTCCAGAGTGTACTATTTAAGATTGCTTTTGAGCTAATTCACGCTCTTTTTTAAGATACTTTTTTGGAACCAATAACATCCCGAAATTTTCACCATCTTCTTTTTTCAAATGCTTATGGTGCATTTTATGCGCTCTAATAAGTGATCTCAGGTATAAATTTTTGATGTTTCTAAAAAACTTTAACCTTCTGTGTATCAGAACCTCATGTACCATAAAGTAAACTAATCCATAAGCTGCTATTCCAGAACCTATAGTAATAGAAAGTGGCGAGCTATAAATTACTCCAAGCATTATGCAAAGCCAACTTGGAACTGCAAAAATCAAAAAGAAGATATCGTTTTTCTCTAATACTCCGGGCTCTTTAATATGGTGGTCTCTATGTAAAAACCATAAAAATCCGTGCATCAAATATTTGTGAGCGGCCCAAGCCACTCCCTCCATTGTGCAAAAGGTTATTACAATTACCAGAGCTATCTGCCAAATACTCATATAAACAGATTTAATAGTACAAAGAAAACAGAAACCACTATAAGATAAGGGATAGCCAAGTGGTTGGTCTCTTTGTTCATATACTTTACAAATAGAATTTGCATAATGATAGAAACGAAAAACCAGCCCAAGAAGTTTGACAGTGGTATATTATTTCCGTCCCAATACCAATAATCCAAAGTAGAAGCCATATGCTCGATTGGATAATCAACAATGACCATAACTAATGCTCCAGCAAAAACCTGAAGCCAAGGTTGTGAAATTACTTTTCTCACAAAAAAACCACTGCCCATTACAAGCATGAACCAGTTTGCGCCTATTATTAGTGGTACATCATATAATTTGAAACCAAGTGCTTCTCCATAGTGGTAATTCCCAAATGGAAAGCTCGTAATTATACCAAGTAACTCTACTAAGTACCCCAAAACAAAAACAGGAATAAATAATTTTAAAAAATTAAATTGTGAAGAGGCATGACTGATAAATATTAAGATAACGCTAAGTAGCAGGTTGTAAATGCTAAGTGCTGCAAAGCGCTCTAAGTTGATGAATACCATTCCTATAAGACCTATAAAGTGAAATAGGATGAGAATCGGGATCGTGTATGTTTTGATATACCTGTTCAAAAAGTTCTAAATAGTGCACAAAAATAGAATTCTATTTATCCTAAATGCTTTTGTAAGAACAATCTTAGGCTTTAAGAGTTTATTAAATAGCATCATTTTATAGTCTCCCACATTAAGGTAGGAACGACTTCGCTAGCTTTCAGAGTTTTACAATTATTTAAGACTATTTTAGGGAGTCTAAGATCTAGGAATAAGAACTAAATTATTTTCGTTATGAGCACGTTTGATAGAATAACCAGAACCATTCCAACTAAGAACGGACTATTTATGTTGGGAGGACTTATAGCATACTTTTTATTAATGCGCGTGGTTGGTCTCGCTGAAGTTTATTGGCTTCGTACTTTCAACTTAGTAATACTAATTCTCTTTGTTAGAAATTCGATTTTATCGTTTAGACGGCAGTCTAGTGAGTCCTATCAAAGCTTTAATACTATGTTTATGATTAGTGTCAGAACATGCTTTGTAGGGATAGGCTTATTTGCTCTCTTTTTAGCAATTTATCTGGATCAGATCGATAAAACCTTCATGGCAAATCTGGCAGTAAAAGAAAGTTTTGGTGGAGAAATAACCGCTGTAAGTGCAGCCAGCATAGTTTTCATTGAGGGAATGATTTCTGGTTTAGCTGCTTCTTTTGTATTAATCCAATTGTTTAAATCTAAAACAATAGAAGCTAAGGCGTAAAGGAATATAACACTATGGTATACCGATGTACTTGTGCGTCTGTAGGCTGATTTGCCACTTTGGATTTTGCATCACATAATTGGCAATATCATCCATCATTACTTCCCTTCGGCTCCATTCGGGTTGTAAAAAAAGTTTGCAGTGTGCTCCTACTCTGGCAGCGTGCTCCTCAGCCCATTTAAAGTCATGTTTGTTATAAATAATAACTTTTAACTCATGAGCGTATTCATAAGCCTCTTTTACGGGAGGTTTAGTTTTTTTGGGTGACAAGCAAAACCAGTCCCAATTTCCTGAAACGGTATAAGCCCCAGAAGTTTCGATGTGTACCTCAAGACCTTTATCCTTTAGCAAAGTAGTAATGGGTTCCATATTCCACATAAGTGGCTCTCCCCCTGTTATCACTATAGTTTTGGAATACTCAGCAGCATGATCAGCGATTTGCTGAATATCAGTAGGAGGATGAAGTTTTGGATTCCAGCTTTCTTTTACATCACACCAATGACAACCTACGTCACAGCCCCCTATTCTTATAAAATAAGCTGCGCGCCCGCTATGGTAACCCTCACCTTGAATTGTATAAAACTCCTCCATAAGAGGAAGAAAAAGCCCTTTTTCTACTTTGTCATTCTCCGTCATACCCGGCAAAAGTAGTGCTTAGCATTTGCATGCTAAACATTAATAGCTCTATTTATAACTCTGATAGAATATAGCCATGACTTATGGCTAGCTCTTCCTGCGAATAGCTTTGATAAGATTTATGAACCTTAACCTGTGACAAGAGTTTCAAATCACCTTCCCGAGTGATTTCCTCGCTTACCGGAAGTTCTACTTTTCTATACATTTCTAAGTAATCTTTCCAGCGTAAGCGGTTTTGTGGCTGAATTGCATTGTCTATAATTTTCCACCCTTTGGGGCTAAACTTCAAAAAGTTGTAGATATTGATACTATGGTCAAAATGTGCGAAGTGATCACTCAAGTCAATAAAATGACACATAAAAGCGCCTGGTTTTGCTACAAGTTTAAACTCCCTAAGAATGTTGATTAACACATCATCATAAATGTGCTCAAAGGTATTGTTAGAACAAATGAAATCATATGAATCCTTTTGAAACCCAGTATTACGGGCATCCTTCAAGTGAAGTTTCAGTTGGATAGCGGCCAAGGCATCATCAATCGAAATACTATCCGTACGAGCAGGAAGTTCCAGAAGCAATTTCCACTTTTCTTCGTTCCATTCTGGTAGGTATGATTTCAGTTTTCCTTTATCATTCCATTCTTTAAACTTGGTAATGGTAGTCATTATCGTCTCCTTGTTCATCCAAGATTGTATGTCTAAAGAGTCTGTCTGTCCTGCATCAGAAAGATATAGAGCAATGGGAACAACAGGATACCAGCCGCTTCCAAGCTCCAAAACCTTTATGTTATTGAGCTGGCCCCTATACTTTTTGTAATACTTTACATGATCGGCAGCGTGCATCAGCTTATTGCCAAAATGCTCATCAGTAAGCTGAACACCTTTGGTAATATGCTTTTGAAATACATGGTTTAGCTTTTCCTTAAAGGGAAAAACCGAAATAGTTTTCTGAACGATTGCCTTTGCGATCCACTTGGCCATAGTATTAAAAAAATTGAATTGGCAAGAATAGTCAATACTTATTAATTGCCTCTATTATAAGTTAGACTTAATCAACTTCTTTGCGCATAAACTTTCGATCAAAGCCGGGAACTGCCCATTCATACCTTACCGAAAGCAGTCGAATTATTATAATTGAGCTAATTGAAATAACAAAATTCAGGTTTCGATCTAAATCGAAATAACGAAGTATAAGATAAATGACAGCTCCGATAAAGCAAGCACTTGCGTACACACCTCTTTGAAGTATCACCGGGGTTTCTTGAGTAAGTGTATCTCTAATTACTCCCCCCATCACAGCCGAAAACATCCCCATAACCACAGCAATTTCACCACGAACTCCATGATGCAAAGCAACTTCGGTTCCTACAATGGTAAAAAGGCTTATTCCCAAAGTGTCAAAAAGCAAGAGTGTTTTGCTAAGGCGCCCTAAAGTTTTGGAGAAAAAATACACACACACGATTCCTGCTACTATGGTATAAACAACAGCCATGTCCGAAATCCAAACCAGAGGATGACGATCCAGTAAAATATCACGTAAAGTACCACCACCAATGGCAGTAATGAACCCTGTAAAGGTGGCCCCTACCCAGTCTTTGTCCTTACCGGTAATAGCCAAAGCTCCGGAAATGGCAAATACAAAGGTTCCTAAAAGTTCGAGGTAGTACTGAAAAGACATTGGCTATTCGGTTTTCTATTCCATAAAAAAGCCCCGAATAATCGAGGCTTTCTAATATATCTATGTGGAGAAATTATTAAGCCGTTACGCCAATAAGTTCTGCCATTTTAGCTCCTATATCTGCAGGTGAATCTACTACGTTGATACCACACTCGCGCATGATAGCTTTTTTAGCTTGTGCAGTGTCATCGCTTCCGCCAACAATAGCACCAGCATGACCCATTGTACGTCCAGCAGGAGCAGTTTCTCCAGCAATAAAACCAACGATAGGCTTCTTAGTACCGCTTGCTTTAATCCAACGGGCAGCATCTGGCTCCATTTGTCCACCAATCTCACCAATCATAACAACACCGTCAGTTTCAGGGTCGTTAAGAAGTAGCTCAACAGCTTCTTGCATAGAAGTACCGATAATTGGATCTCCACCAATACCAATGGCTGTAGACTGTCCCAAACCAACTTTGGTAAGCTGATCTACAGCTTCATAAGTAAGAGTACCTGATTTAGAAACTACACCGATACGACCTTTCTTAAAGATAAAGCCAGGCATGATACCTACTTTAGCTTCGCCAGCAGTCATTACTCCCGGGCAGTTTGGTCCTACCATGCGGCAATCTTTGTCACCAAGGTATTCCTTCACCATAATCATATCCTTTACAGGAATACCTTCGGTGATAGTGATAATCACTTTAATACCAGCGTCAGCAGCTTCCATAATAGCATCAGCAGCAAATGCTGGTGGTACAAAAATGATAGATACGTCAGCACCAGTTTCTTTTACAGCATCAGCCACAGTGTTGAATACCGGACGATCAAGGTGAGATTGACCACCTTTTCCTGGAGTTACACCACCAACTACATTGGTGCCATATTCCAACATTTGACCAGCATGGAAAGTACCTTCACTACCGGTAAATCCCTGCACAATAATCTTCGAATCTTTATTTACTAATACACTCATGCGTGTGATTTATGATTTTGCAATTTTTACTTTGGAACTGCGAAAATAATAGATTAGATCTTTAAGACCTTAATATTTATAAAAAACTAAAGGTTAGATTAGAGATTCACTCCTCTTCTACCGTCCAGGCAGGAGCTTCGCCAAAATTAGAACCTGAAATTAATTCGCTCAACTCCTTACGTTTTCTAGGTTCATGCTCTGATTTTTGATCATTTTCACTCAACTCTTTAAGGCGGTGCTCATCACGATAGCCCATCACAAACATGGTCATTGGAACAAACTTTTCACCATCCACATTAAAATTCTTCAAAATATTTTCAGGGATGATACCCGCCATTTGGTGAACATATAGACCATCTGTGGTGGCTTGCGCCAAAAGACCTCCCATGGCCAAACCTAGGTCATGAGCATGATGTGCGTTGGGCTTATTTTTATAGTCAAAATTAGTTTTGGCCAGGCAAGCAGCTAAAACTGGCGCAGTATAAGCCCATTTTTTATTGCCTTCATCCAAGCAGTCAAAAAGCTTATCATAATGCTCCTCTCCTTTTTGTGCTACAATAAATCGCCAGGGTTGCTCATTTCGAGAACTTGGTGCCCAGCGAGCGGCCTCAAAAGCACGTAATAACTTTTCTTGCTCTACCTTTATTTCACTGAATGCACGAGGGCTCCAGCGTTTAGTAATTTCAGGAAGTATTCTATGTTTTGTTTCAGCGTCTTTTCCTTCTATCATAGCATTGGTTTTTTGGAGTTTGTAAATCGGATAACCAGCAATCCAATAACACAGGCAAGAATAGATGCCACCAAAATTGCTGACTTAGCTGATTCTGCATATTCTCGATTAACAAAAGCTAGTTCTGAAATAAATAATGACATGGTAAAACCTATACCTGCCAATATTGACGTACCATAAATTTGTTTCCAGCTACTGCCTTCTGGTAATTGTGCCAAGCCCATGGCTACCATCAATCTAGAAACCAGACTGATGCCCACAAACTTTCCAACTATCAAACCGAAAATAATTCCGAGACCTATAGGCTCCACAAGTCCTGCCCAAAAATTGTCTTCTATTTTTAATCCAGCATTAGCGAAAGCGAAAATGGGCATTATCACAAAGTATACAAAGGGAAACAAGCCGTGTTCAATTTTTTGCAACGGTGTACGCGCATCGTCACCTGCTGAGCGAATTCCCTTTAGCAAGTAATCCTCTCGCTCAGTATTGAAGTCCGTATCAATTGTGGTTGTTTTCAAATACTTTCGGTAAAGAATTTTAAGTCTATCCGTAAACTGATCTTTTGTAATTCGATACTTGGCAGGAATAGTGAAAGCCAAAAGAATTCCAGCAATGGTTGGGTGAATTCCTGAATAGAAGAATGCTACCCAAATACCACTTATCCCGATAAAAGTGTAGAAAAATACATTACGTATCCCTAAGCGATTTGCAGCCATAAGCAGCACCCATGCGCCTCCCGCAATATAAAGTTGATCAACATCAAAACTGGAAGTGTAGAAAAAGGCAATTACCAGCACCGCACCAATATCATCTACTACGGCAAGTGATGTAATAAATACTTTTACCGAGGGGGCAATCCTTCGTCTTACTAAATTGATAAGTCCCAAAGCAAAAGCAATATCTGTTGCCATAGGTATACCCCATCCTTTTCCTGTTTCACCAGGATTAAAGGCTATAAAAATTAAAGCTGGGACTGCCATTCCACCTATTGCTGCTGCAATAGGCATAGAAGCTTTTTTCCAAGTACTAAGCTCTCCAGCTATTACTTCACGCTTTATTTCAAGACCCACTAGAAAAAAGAAAATGGCCATCAAGCCATCGTTTATCAAGTAATGTAATGTGAGCCCAAACTCCTTATCATCAAAGCTAATGGTAATTTCTTTTTCCCAAAGGTGTTCATACCACTCACCTCCCCAACTAGAATTGGCGACCACCATAGCTGCAACAGCTGATAAAAACAGTAAAACCCCAATAGTAGCTTCATTAGAAAAGATGGATTTTACGGGCCTTGTTAAATAATCTATTGGTGCTTTTTTATCTATCATTCTTTTATTTACAGTTCAGAGAAAATAATGTTTACTTCCTGTCAGGCTTACTATTTTAATTCTTTAGCATTATAGCAACTTTGATCAGTGTACACCAAATTTGATGTATTAAATCCAAGTTCCTCTGCCAAATTTAAGTATTCTTTAAGCTTAACCGCTGCTGGTTGTGGCTCACGACAAAGTATCCAAAGACTTTCTCTATCAGGCGCTCCAACCATGGCATAGCTGTAATTTGGCTCTATTTTAATTATATAATAATCACCTTTAAAAGGCCAAAAAAACTGAACCTGAAGTTGGGAGTTATCTCCACTCTCTGTAGAGGTAGTTGCCTTTCCTGTAATGGTACTTACTTGCCCAGATTCTTTATTGTAACAAGTATTAAAAACTTCAACAAAACCGTCCTTCAAGGTATACTCCGCAGTCACACATCGGCAATCATCCTGCAACTTTTGAGGCAGATGAGCAATATCATACCATACCCCTTGATACTTTTCAAGCGACACATCTTTGGCCGTTTCTAAAGGCTGATTAACAGAACAGCCCATCAGTAGCATTAGGCTACCAAGGGCTGTTAATATTTTATTTAAAATTGAGCTATGCTCCATACTAGTCTATAGGTCTCGAATAATTTTCACCACTTCGTCTCTAGTTTTACCAAGTTTTTGCTGAAGCTTACCAACTAATTCATCTTCCTGTCCTTCTGCATATTTCAAATCATCATCCGAAAGATCACCATAAGCTTTTTTCAATTTCCCCTTGGTCTCATTCCATTTTCCTTTTAGCTCTAACTTATCCATAGTGTAATTTTTATTTAATTAATTATACTCTGATAAGTCATCAAGCAGGCAAATTGTTCAGGAAAATCTTACATCAAAAGCTGAACCAACTTAAACTTTTGTCTTTACTTTTTCCCAACTCTTTATCTGCCAGTGGGCTATGCCGGTGGCCACATGATTATCTTCTGTATCAAAAATTTTAATCGTGGCCGGAAGCATTATCTTCCCTTCCTTTTTTAATGGCTCCACTACTTCTTTTTCCATAAATGATGGATCCACTTCAAACCTTGCTTTTACTGCTGTTTTAGCTTGATAATGATAGACCATCTCAAGACGTTGTAAAATGAGTCTATACCTTTTTGGGTCTAAAATTCCAATAAGGAGAAAACCTGAACTCACCTCCGCCAAGGTTGCCATCGCGCATGCATGTATACCTTTGAGGTGATTGAGGTTTTTCTTCCGATAAGGAAGGTGAATCTCTAAATGATGTTTCCCAATATCATGAACCTTAAATTTATGTGGTCCATTAAAAGGAACCATCGTATTTAGCCCTTTGCTAAGAACCCATCTATAAAAAGGTGAAGTGGCGGCTTTTGCTGCTAATTTGGGTAAATTCATAGATCAGAAAGGTACAGAATTATACCCTTTAAACAATCG from Owenweeksia hongkongensis DSM 17368 encodes the following:
- a CDS encoding methyltransferase domain-containing protein is translated as MPYLAAVIENKSMDTYWTDRYKNSNTPWDMGSPSPPLTAFLQKLVHKDQEILIPGAGNAYEIEWLHKNGFTNAYVMDISQIPLDNLKSRVPDFPDSHLLFGDFFGLDKKFDLIIEQTFFCALQPNQRKDYVKKMAEIIKPGGKLAGVLFDFALTEQGPPFGGSQEEYEKLFSPYFTIAKMERCYNSIKPRMGSELFFELIKP
- a CDS encoding phosphoribosyltransferase family protein; translated protein: MTTTSTEVLNHQQIEDRIKRMAWQIYETHQDDAEIILAGIVNKGYRLAELIAEQLKNICPLKISLYRLKVDKKNPLNGITELSPARESFEDTSVIVVDDVLNTGSTLIYGVKHFLDHKVKQLKTVVLVDRNHKSFPVKADFKGLSLSTNLMEHVEVNLKEAPFTVVVS
- a CDS encoding PH domain-containing protein, translated to MPSTLKSQTPLSAVLYWCLVVTAITIGSFFISWEVAFGTAGFLAPTVNASRNYRTKYVFEEDHLLIHAPFEKVQIAFSNIRSAHLVKANLAQKLIGIPSEIVSLKYNKFDERFLLNGSKEMLEKIQSNLSEAA
- a CDS encoding PAS domain-containing sensor histidine kinase, which produces MSFNKVLTDPAYILNNNNEMIASHDTDGKYLFVNDTFLKITGYTKEELIGKNPYDFFHPDDKELIKKEGHLPAIGGKDSTLVEFRFIAKNQEYLWLQTQTQPINKNGEVIGLITSSRDVSSVIDLATTAEVSNMLFDQSSQMAVLGAWEVNVDPFKINWSKTVYDIHEVDYSVEPGLVKALDFFVGDDRTKVEKHFEELMNSGTPYDLEVRFKTAKGNLKWVRSIGKAQLRNGKVWKVYGVLQDVTNAVEDKIKLKELAQFLTRQKQQMEQFNQIVSHNLRSPIANLGVLLNYYDESEDEEERAQYIKFLKQSSDSLQDLLNDLVDTVKVLNDKEIPQEPISIETLITKVKRILALEISNAGATVSLDKVEWESIDYAPIYLESIMMNLVSNAIKYRSEDRAPEIKISAILNEEGEKILKVSDNGMGINMKRHGEKLFKLHTTFARNKSGKGLGLFMTKQQIEAMGGEVEVDSELGVGTTFHINLVKYRV
- a CDS encoding lycopene cyclase domain-containing protein; the protein is METSYLYLYLMAASFAGPFFLSFDKKVAFYKSFGFLFKSIIPVAIVFLIWDAIFTSFGFWGFNPKYISGISLFGLPLGEYLFFIVIPFCCVFVYEVLNSYISQDILGSWSTSISNFLMGFSASLAVIFYDKWYTVLTFGLLAVLIYWHSKKNRTPWLGRFYLAYTVIALPFLAINGILTGTGLDEEVVWYNDAENIGKRIFTIPIEDFFYGMLLILAVVSMFEYFRKVERENGPEYKISRDEF
- a CDS encoding sterol desaturase family protein encodes the protein MSIWQIALVIVITFCTMEGVAWAAHKYLMHGFLWFLHRDHHIKEPGVLEKNDIFFLIFAVPSWLCIMLGVIYSSPLSITIGSGIAAYGLVYFMVHEVLIHRRLKFFRNIKNLYLRSLIRAHKMHHKHLKKEDGENFGMLLVPKKYLKKERELAQKQS
- a CDS encoding carotenoid biosynthesis protein, whose translation is MNRYIKTYTIPILILFHFIGLIGMVFINLERFAALSIYNLLLSVILIFISHASSQFNFLKLFIPVFVLGYLVELLGIITSFPFGNYHYGEALGFKLYDVPLIIGANWFMLVMGSGFFVRKVISQPWLQVFAGALVMVIVDYPIEHMASTLDYWYWDGNNIPLSNFLGWFFVSIIMQILFVKYMNKETNHLAIPYLIVVSVFFVLLNLFI
- a CDS encoding 7-carboxy-7-deazaguanine synthase QueE, translated to MTENDKVEKGLFLPLMEEFYTIQGEGYHSGRAAYFIRIGGCDVGCHWCDVKESWNPKLHPPTDIQQIADHAAEYSKTIVITGGEPLMWNMEPITTLLKDKGLEVHIETSGAYTVSGNWDWFCLSPKKTKPPVKEAYEYAHELKVIIYNKHDFKWAEEHAARVGAHCKLFLQPEWSRREVMMDDIANYVMQNPKWQISLQTHKYIGIP
- a CDS encoding class I SAM-dependent methyltransferase, yielding MAKWIAKAIVQKTISVFPFKEKLNHVFQKHITKGVQLTDEHFGNKLMHAADHVKYYKKYRGQLNNIKVLELGSGWYPVVPIALYLSDAGQTDSLDIQSWMNKETIMTTITKFKEWNDKGKLKSYLPEWNEEKWKLLLELPARTDSISIDDALAAIQLKLHLKDARNTGFQKDSYDFICSNNTFEHIYDDVLINILREFKLVAKPGAFMCHFIDLSDHFAHFDHSINIYNFLKFSPKGWKIIDNAIQPQNRLRWKDYLEMYRKVELPVSEEITREGDLKLLSQVKVHKSYQSYSQEELAISHGYILSEL
- a CDS encoding trimeric intracellular cation channel family protein, producing MSFQYYLELLGTFVFAISGALAITGKDKDWVGATFTGFITAIGGGTLRDILLDRHPLVWISDMAVVYTIVAGIVCVYFFSKTLGRLSKTLLLFDTLGISLFTIVGTEVALHHGVRGEIAVVMGMFSAVMGGVIRDTLTQETPVILQRGVYASACFIGAVIYLILRYFDLDRNLNFVISISSIIIIRLLSVRYEWAVPGFDRKFMRKEVD
- the sucD gene encoding succinate--CoA ligase subunit alpha — protein: MSVLVNKDSKIIVQGFTGSEGTFHAGQMLEYGTNVVGGVTPGKGGQSHLDRPVFNTVADAVKETGADVSIIFVPPAFAADAIMEAADAGIKVIITITEGIPVKDMIMVKEYLGDKDCRMVGPNCPGVMTAGEAKVGIMPGFIFKKGRIGVVSKSGTLTYEAVDQLTKVGLGQSTAIGIGGDPIIGTSMQEAVELLLNDPETDGVVMIGEIGGQMEPDAARWIKASGTKKPIVGFIAGETAPAGRTMGHAGAIVGGSDDTAQAKKAIMRECGINVVDSPADIGAKMAELIGVTA
- a CDS encoding nitroreductase family protein; amino-acid sequence: MIEGKDAETKHRILPEITKRWSPRAFSEIKVEQEKLLRAFEAARWAPSSRNEQPWRFIVAQKGEEHYDKLFDCLDEGNKKWAYTAPVLAACLAKTNFDYKNKPNAHHAHDLGLAMGGLLAQATTDGLYVHQMAGIIPENILKNFNVDGEKFVPMTMFVMGYRDEHRLKELSENDQKSEHEPRKRKELSELISGSNFGEAPAWTVEEE